GCGCTCAACCAGCCAATCACCAGGTTATCGCTGAAGCCAAGATTCTTGATGATCGACGGCAGCCAGAAGTTGATCGCGTAGACACCGCTCTGGATGCAGAAGTAGATCAAGCCAAACGCCCAGATCGCCGGGTTCTTGAACACTGCCAGCAGCGAATCCGTGGTGGTCTTCGGTTTGTTGGCCAGGTCTTCGGCGTGGTCGGCTTCGAGTACCGAGCGCTCGAACGGGGTCAGCCACTTGGCGTTGGCATAACTGTCGCTCAGCAGGAAGTACGCCAGTGCACCGAGGATCACCGTCGGAATACCTTGCAGCAGGAACATCCACTGCCAGCCGGCCAATCCACCCTGGCCCGCCGCGAAGTGGTTCAAAATCCAGCCGGAAAACGGGCTGCCGAGCAGGCCGGACACCGGGATCGCCGACATGAACAGTGCCATGATGCGGCCACGGCGGAAGGTCGGGAACCACTGCGAAAGGTACAGCACCACGCCCGGGAAGAACCCGGCTTCGGCCGCGCCGGTGAACAGGCGCAAGGTGTAGAACTCGGTTGGCGTGGTGACGAACAGCAGGCAAGTCGACAGCGTGCCCCAGGTGATCATCATCAGCGCAATCCAGCGCCGAGGACCGAACTTGGTCAACGCCAGGTTGCTCGGTACGCCGCACAGCACGTAGCCGATGAAGAAGATCCCGGCGCCGAGGCCGTACACGGTTTCGCTGAACTTCAGCGCGTCGAGCATCTGCAACTTGGCAAATCCAACGTTTACCCGGTCGAGGTAGTTGAACAGGTAGCAGATGAAAATGAAGGGAATCAAACGCAAGGTAATGCGCTTGTAGACGGCGTTTTTATCGTCAGCGATGGCCTGGGACGCTACGGCGCTCTGTGACATGGCGGCTCTCTCTTTATTATGATTTTTTGCGATGCAAAGGGTAACGTTGATCGCCCAGAGAGTCTCGACCACCCTCGGGGCTGCTGTCTTTGTGCCTGAGCACAGGGTTTTCCTACAAGGCCTGTGCGGGTGAACAACCGCGCGTTTATAGCGTATTCAAGGATTACCGTTATGTTTGAACTCGATCACGACCTGGCCCAGGACATCGTCGACCGGGCGATGGCCATCCTGCCGTACAACGTCAACGTCATGGACAGCCAGGGCCTGATCCTTGGCAGCGGCGAGCCAGAGCGGGTCAACACCCGGCATGAAGGCGCACAACTGGTGTTGGCCAACGGCCGCGTGGTTGAAATCGACGCGCAAACCGCGATCCACCTCAAGGGCGTACAGCCGGGCATCAACCTGCCGCTGATGCTCGACCAGCGTTTGATCGGCGTGCTCGGCATTACTGGCGAACCCGAACAATTGCGCACTTATGCCGAACTGGTGCGCATGACCGCGGAGATGCTGGTCGGCCAGCGCAATCAGCAGGCCGAGCAGCAATGGCGGCGCCAGCGCTGCGATGATCTGTTGGCGTTGCTGCTCAGTGATGCCGGTGGCTCTCCGCGATTGGTCGACGAAGCGCAACAGCTTGGCCTCAAGCCACAAATGACGCGGGTGCCGTACCTGTTTGAGTTGGGCCAGGAGCATGGCCCGGGACAAACCGTCGAGGCGCTCAGTGCCTGGCTGACCTCACGCTATCCGGACAGTTGGTGCGTGAGTTCGGCCAAGACCTCATTGCTCTGGTGCCGACCGGCCAACCAGAACATCGAGAATGATCGCCTGCTGGAAAAGCTCGATGGCCTCGGCTGGAACATTCTGCGCATTGCCGTGGGCGGGCAGGCTGATGGGCTGACGGGATTGCGCCGCTGTTATCGTCGGGTTGGTGACTTGTTGGCCTATGGGCGCGATGTCTTGCCCCAATCGCGCTTATTGACGCTGACTCGCTATCGATTGCCGGTGATGCTCTGGCGGCATCGCAACGACGATGCGCTGGACGAATTGCTCAACCCGTTGCGCAAGGTCATTGCCAAGGACAACAACGGCCAGCTGCTGGCGACCCTGCGCAGTTGGTGCGAACACGATGGGCAGAGTCAGGCCTGTGCCGATGCGTTGGGTATTCATCGCAACAGCTTGCGGTATCGAATGGAGCGGATTGCCGAGCTGAGTGGGGTTGATCCATTGAAGCTGGACGGGATGCTGGCGTTGTATCTTGGCGTACAGCTATTACCCCAGAGCGACTCAGGTTCCTTGTAGGAGCGGCTTGCTGGCGATAGCGGTGGGTCAGATAACGTTGATGTTGAAGGCTCCGACGTCATCGCCAGCAAGCCGGCTCCTACAGGGGGACGTGTGAATACGGGCTTTTGTGGAAATGAACAATAATCCTCTGTGCGGCTTGTGCAGCGGACTGGCGTCATTGTTCGTGCCTGCTGGCAGCATGATCTCCATAACAACCGGAGAGTACCCATGAAAATCGTCATCGCCCCTGACTCGTTCAAGGACAGCCTGAGTGCTCAAGGCGTGGCTGATGCTATCGCGCTTGGACTGGCGGAAGTCTGGCCCGATGCGCAACTGGTCAAGTGCCCGATGGCCGACGGCGGGGAAGGGACGGTCGAATCCGTGCTGGCAGCGTGCAATGGCGAATTGCGCCGCACTGAGGTTCGCGGACCTCTGGGTGCGCCGGTGAATGCCGCATGGGGCTGGTTGCCCGACAGCCACACCGCAATCATCGAAATGGCCGAAGCCAGCGGTTTGCAGCTGGTGCCGTTGGGGCAGCGCGATGCGCGCATTTGCAGCACGTATGGCACGGGCGAGTTGATTCGCGCCGCTCTGGACGTTGGCGCACAACGGGTGATTCTGGCCATTGGTGGCAGTGCGACCAATGACGCAGGTGCCGGGGCCATGCAAGCGTTGGGCGTGCAACTGCTGGATGCACAGGGGCAAACTCTTGCTCCGGGCGGCGTTGCATTGGCGCAATTGGCGCAGATCGACTTGAGTGAAATCGACTCGCGTTTGACCAGTGTGCGTTTCGACATCGCCGCCGACGTCAACAACCCACTGTGCGGCCCCCACGGTGCTTCTGCCATTTTCGGCCCGCAAAAAGGTGCCACGCCCGAACAAGTCCAGCAATTGGATCAGGCGCTGGGGCACTTTGCCGATCACTGCGCCAAGGTGTTGGAAAAAGACGTGCGCAATGAACCCGGCAGCGGTGCGGCGGGCGGTTTGGGGTTTGGTGCCAAGGCGTTCCTGGGCGCGCAATTCATGGCCGGGGTCGAGGTGGTTGCCGAGCTGGTGGGCCTGGCTGACGCGGTAAAAAATGCCGATCTGGTCATCACCGGCGAAGGCCGTTTTGACGCGCAGACCCTGCGAGGCAAGACGCCCTTTGGCGTGGCTCGGATCGCTCGACAATACGGCGTGCCGGTCATCGTCATTGCCGGCACGCTGGGCGAGGGTTACCAGGCGTTGTATGCCCACGGCATCGACGCAGCGTTTGCCCTGGCGAGTGGGCCGATGACTCTGGAGCAGGCCTGCGCCGAAGCGCCGCGTCTGTTGCACGAGCGGGCGAGCGATGTGGCACGGGTCTGGCGGATGGCTGCGCGCAAGGGCTGACCCGCTGACACTGGATATTAATGCCAGGGTGGCGTGTTTCGTGATTTGAGATAGGGTTGAGGCTTGGATCCCGCGCGACAGGAGAATTACATGCGCTATTCAGCCTTGACCCAACGAATCGCCGGTGACGGAGCGGCGGCCTGGCAGATTCATGATCGAGCGCTGCAATTGCGCGCACAGGGTGTCGACGTGCTGCTGTTGTCGATCGGCGATCCGGATTTCGACACGCCGCAGCCTGTCGTTCAAGCCGCCATCGCCAGTTTGTTGGCCGGTGACACGCACTATCCGCAAGTGCGCGGCAGTCGAGGGCTACGCAACAGCATTGCCCGCCAACATCGCAAACGCAGTGGTCAGCCGGTCGATGTCGACCATGTGATCGTCATGCCCGGTGCGCAATGCGCGGTGTATTCGGTTGCGCAATGCCTGCTTGATCCGGGCGATGAAGTGATTGTTGCCGAGCCAATGTACGTGACCTATGAGGGCGTGATCGGCGCCTGTGGGGCGAAAGTGGTGCCGGTGCCGGTGCGGCCCGAGAACGGTTTCCGCGTCGATCCGCTGGATGTTGCAACCTGCATCACACCCAGGACGCGGGCGATCCTGCTCAACAGTCCAAACAATCCTTCTGGCGCCAGTTTGTCGCGCAAGATCTGGCAAGAACTGGCGTCATTGTGCATTCGCCACGACTTGTGGCTGATCAGCGACGAGGTTTACAGCGACCTGCTTTTCGACGGCGAACACATCAGCCCGGCGAGCCTGCCGGGCATGGCCGAGCGCACCGCGACGATCAATAGTCTGTCCAAGTCCCACGCCATGAGCGGATGGCGCGTGGGCTGGGTGATCGGGCCGAAAACCATGGCCGATCACCTGGAGCATCTGTCGTTGTGCATGCTGTTCGGGATTCCGGAGTTCATCCAGAACGCCGCGCAATTGGCGCTTGATGAAGATTTGCCGGAAGTGGCGCAGATGCGGGAGGAGTACCGCCAGCGTCGCGACCTGGTGTGTACCAGCCTGAACCAATGCCCGGGCATCCGCGCCATTCGCCCGGATGGCGGCATGTTCGTGATGGCCGATGTGCGCCAGACCGGGTTGACGGCACAGCGCTTCGCCGAGCGGCTGCTGGAAGGTTATGGTGTGTCGGTGCTGGCGGGGGAGGCGTTCGGGCCGAGTGCGGCGGGGCATATCCGAATCGGCTTGGTGGTGGATCAGGTGCAGCTGGCGGATGCGTGTCGGCGGATTGCGCTGTGTGCGACAGATTTGCTGGAGGCGCGGCGGGCCTGAGGGATTTGCTGTGTTTGGGCGGGCCTTATCGCGAGCAGGCTCGCCCCCACATTGGATCTGTGACGTTGATCCCCTGTGGGAGCGAGCCTGCTCGCGATGGTTATTTGGAGGGCAGCAAATTTTTCAGGCCTTCCACACCTGAGGATTCACTAAATTAGCCGGCCGTTCACCCGCCAGCGCCGACAGCAGATTATCCACCGCACACCTGGCCATCGCCTCCCGCGTCTCATGGGTGGCCGAGCCAATGTGCGGGGTCGCCACCACGTTGTTCAACTGCAACAACGGCGAATCCTGGTTCAACGGCTCGCGCTCGAACACATCCAGCCCCGCCGCGCGAATCTGGCCTGAGCGCAAGGCTTCAATCAGCGCCTTTTCGTCGACCACTTTGCCCCGGGAAATATTGATGAAGATGCTTTCCGGGCGCATCGCGGCGAACTCCTCGGTGCCGATCAACCCTTCGGTTTCCGCCGTCAGGGGCAAGGTCAGGCAAATGAAATCCGCCTGTTGCAACAGCTCCGTCAAGCCGCGGTATTGCGCGTTGAATCGCTGCTCCACCGCCGGTTTCGGCGAGTGGCTGTGGTAAATCACCGGCATGCCGAAACCAAAATGCCCACGCTGGGCCAGTGCTTCACCGATGCGCCCCATGCCGATGATGCCAAGGGTTTTACCGTGCACGTCGCTGCCGAAATGCGCCGGGCCGATGTTGCGGGTCCATTGGCCCTGGCGAATCATGTTGGCCAATTCCACGACGCGGCGGGCGGTTGCCAGAATCAACGCAAAACCGGTGTCGGCGGTGGTTTCGGTGAGCACATCGGGCGTGTTGCTGAGCAAAATGCGCCGCTCGGTGAGGTAGTCGATGTCGTAGTTATCGACGCCCACCGAGACACTGGCGATGGCTTCCAGGTCGGGCGCCAGATCCAGCAGTCCGGCATCCAGTTTCAGGCTGGCACCAAGCAAGCCTTGGGCGCGGGGCAGGGCCTCGCGCAGTTTGGCCAGGCCCTCGGCATCCAGGCTTTCGATCAGCGTCACTTCGGCCTTTTCGTGCAGGCGAGCCATCAGCAGCGGCGAGAGTTTCTTGTACAGAACAACCTGCTTTTTCATAGTCATCTCTCAATCAGGAATGTGCAGCGGTGCGCTTTAAGGCGACCGTGGGCCGCTCCCGATCACTGGCACCGGGCTTGAGGAAAATCGTCAGGACCACCGAGAACATCAAGGCGCCGCTCATCAACAGGTACGAAGCGCCGGGTGAACCGGTGGAGCTGTTCAGGTAACCGACCAGATAGGAACCGCCGAACGAACCGAGGGCGCCCATGCTGTTGATCAGCGCCATCGCGCCACCGGCGACGTTGGCCGGGAGGATCTCCGGAATGATGGCGAAGAACGGCCCGTAAGGCGCGTACATGCAGGCGCCGGCAAGCACCAGCAAGGCGTAGGACCACCAGAAATGTTCGGCGCCCAGCGCGTAGGAACCGTAGAAGGCAATCGAGGCGATCAGCAGCGGCGGCCAGACGAAACGTTTGCGTTTTTGCAGTTTGTCCGAACCCCAGGACACCAACAGCATGCCGATCACCGCTGCCAGGTACGGCAGCGCGGACAGCCAACCGGCCTCGACCATGTCCATCTGCGCACCGGCCTTGAGGATCGAAGGCAGCCACAACACGAAGCCGTAGACGCCAATGCTCCAGCAGAAAAACTGCAAGGCCAGGATGATCACTTTCGGTGAACGGAACGCTTCGGCGTAGTTCTTCACGGCCTTGATGCCGACCTGTTCGGCGGCCAGGGCGCTTTCCAGATCCTGCTTTTCCTGATCGCTGAGCCACTTCGCTTGCGACGGACGATCATCGGCCAGGCGCCACCAGATAAACGCCCAGAGCACCGCCGGCAAACCTTCGATGATGAACATCCAGCGCCAGCTGTAATGCTGCACCAGATAGCCCGAAACCACCGACATCCACAGCATGGTGACCGGGTTGCCGAGGATCAGGAAGGTGTTCGCCCGCGAGCGTTCGGCACGGGTGAACCAGTGGCACAGGTAGATCAGCATCGCCGGCATCACCGCGGCTTCGACCACGCCGAGCATGAAGCGGATGACGATGAGCCAGTAGGCGTTGGAGACGATCCCGGTCAGGGTCGCCAGGCTGCCCCAGAGGATCAGGCTGACGAAAATCAGCTTTTTCACACTGTGCTTTTGCGCGTAGATCGCGCCGGGCACCTGGAAGAAAAAGTAGCCGAGGAAGAACAGCGCGCCGAGCATCGACGACAGGCCCGGGGTGATCATCAAATCCGCCGCCATGCCGGACGCAGCGGCGAAGCCGTAGTTGGCGCGATCGAGGTACGCCAGGCTATAGGTGATGAACACAATGGGCATGATGTACCACCAGCGGCGGGTGGCGAGCGTTGCGGTTTTCATGGGTGATGCTCCTGAGCTTGTTGTTTTTGTCGCAGCAGGTAACGGTTTAATTCTTTGGTGCCTGTACTGGCCTCATCGCGGGCAAGCCCGCTCCCACACAGGCGACGCTGTAACTGCGGGAGCGGGCTTGCCCGCGATGGCGGCCTCAAATTCGATCAACATCTCGGATCGGGTCGGCAACCCCTCCATATCCCCCCGGCTCTGCACCGCGCGGCTGCCAATCCAGTTGGCGCGCTGCACGGCGTCGGCAAAGCTTTGGTTTTCCAGGAGTGCGCTGATCATGCCGACGGCAAAACCATCACCGGCCCCCACCGTATCGACCACTGTCGCCACCGGCACGCCAGCGACGAAACCCTGATCAAGATGAGTGCGGTAGTAAGCACCATGCGGGCCAAGCTTGATCGCCACGGCTTCAGCGCCCTGGTCGAGGTAGAACGCGGCGATATCGGCCGGGTCTTCGAAACCGGTCAGCAACCGACCTTCACTCAAACCCGGCAATACCCAATGGGCGAGGGCGGCGAGGCGGTTGATCTCGGTGATCATCTGTTGCTCGCTGGCCCACAGGCTTGGGCGCAGGTTCGGGTCGAACGACACGCTGCGTCCGGCTTCGCGCATGCGCGTCATCAATTCGAACGACATTTGCCGCGCCGTTTCCGACAACGCCGGGGGAATGCCAGTGGCATGCAGGTGTCGGGCGTTGAGCAATTCGGGGACGATCGAATGCGGCGACAAGTGACTGGCGGCCGAACCACGGCGGAAGTACTCGACCACCGGATCGCTGCCGTCGTCAGTGCGGGATTTGAGTTGAAAACCCGTGGGGTGGGCGGTGTCGATGTCGACGTGGCGGCAATCCAGGCCTTCTTTCTCCAGGGTATCGACAACGAACCGACCCAACGAATCGGCGCCGACCCGGCTCAGCCATGCCACTTTGAAACCCAGGCGCGACAACCCGATCGCAACATTGCTGTCCGCCCCGGCGATGCGTTTGTGGAAAGCGCTGACACTGGCCAGGCCGCCCGCCTGCTCTGCGACGAACATGGCCATGGTTTCGCCGAACGAAAGGATATCGATCTCAGACATGAGCGCTCTCCAGCTGCGATTGACCGAGGTGGGCGAGGGCGGCCACATGTTCGCGGGTCAATTGCACCAGGTCATCGCCTTGCAGCGGATATTCCGCCGCTCGCATAACACCTTGGGCCATGTGGCGCAGCAGGTGTTCCCACTCTTGCAAGTCGCTGGCGGTTGGCGGGATGGCAACGAGCTTGCCGTCGGTGCGGCGTGTCACCGCTTTGCAGTGCACATAGCCGACGTGGCGCCCGAGCAGGCGCGCGGCGCTGGCGGCGGATTGGTCTTGCCAGTGCCAGTTGCCGATATCGAAGGTCATTTTGATCGGTAGCTTGTGTTGCTCGACTTCATTGAAGAAACGCTGGAACGGTTCGATTCGGCCGCCGTGCAAGGTCTGGTCGTTTTCCACCAGCAGTTGCACGGCACTTTCGCTGAGCATGCGGGCTAGGCTTCGCAAGTCGCTGTTGTCGGTGAAGTACCCCAGCGACACTTTCAGCCATTTGGCGCCGAACATTTCAGCGCGCTGCAGTGCGGTAATTAATTCGGGATTGGGTTTGGATTGACCGGCCAGCCACAGTTCCATTGGCGAGGAATACACGCTCTCCAGACCTTCGGCTTGAGTGGCACCAGCCAATTGGGCGGGGACTTCGCAGGTCAGTAATTCTTCGCGCCACTCAATGCGCGTGGCACCGGCGGCGGCCAGAATTTCGATGAAACTGCCCTGACCGCGTTGGCGCACAAGATCGGCGCCGTAGCTGGAAAGGCTGATGGAAACGGCTGGTCTATTCATTGTTTTTCTACCTCTGAAACCGGTTTCATTTTTGTTCAAAAAAAAGGGCGATCTTTGGGGCGTCATCGCTGGCAAGCCATCGGATCCCTGTAGGAGCTGGCTTGCCAGCGATGGGGCCAGTCGAATCACTGAAAAATTCCCTGGGTCGATCCTCTAACAATTAACCGCGCCGAAAAATCCAGCGTCCGCACCGGCCCGTCATCACCACGCAAACGCTTGAGCAAACACTCAAACGCGCTGGCGCCAATCTCGGTGGTCGGTTGGGCGAGGGCGGTGATGCCGCTGCCCACCAGTGGGTACCAATCCAGGTCATCAAGGGCGATCAGGCCGACATCCTCGAACAGCTTGCAGTTGAGTTCACGCAACGCATGGGTGCTCGCCAGCGCCGCAATCCCGTTGGCGCAAAACAGCGCTTTCGGTCCAGGACCCGGCGTTTCGAGGAAAGTCTTCAGCTGTGCAGTCAGGTCGCTGCCGGTTTCGATGTGCGTGCCGCACAGCGCCGGGCGTTGCTCGATCTGCGCCTTGAAACTGCTGAGCCGCTCGACTCGCGAGCTGGTGCCATCAACCGGTTCGGTGACCAGCAACACATCGCGATATCCACGTTGTTCAAGGTGATTGAGTGCCATGTCGATGGCCTCTGGGTTGTTGAGCCCGACTATGTCGCTCTCAAGATGCGCGACCTTGCGATCCACGAGCACCAGGGGCATTTCCCGGTGCAGTTCGTGCAGCTCGTCACGGTGATGGCCGAGGGTGTTCACGATCAGGCCTTCGATGTTGTACGAGCGCAGCAGGGCCAGGTGCTGGCGTTCCTGCTCGTCGTCGCGGTCGGTGTTGCACACCACCAGGCTGTAGCCGTGCTGGCGGCAGGCGGTTTCCACTCCGTGCATCACGGCAATCGAATAAGGGTTACGGATATCGGCCACCAGCATGCCGATCAGGCGGGTTCGCCCGCGTTTCAGGCCACGGGCCATCTGATTCGGGCGATAGCCCAGTTCTGCAATCGCCTGCTCGATGCGCTGGGCAATGGCATCGGAGAGCAGGGCGCGATCATCGCCAATGAACCGCGAAACGCTGGCCTTTGAGACCTTGGCATATTCGGCCACGTCGAGCATGGTCACGCGGCTGCGCTGGGCGGCGGAAAAATCATTCACGGTCTGAAACCTTCTTATTGGATTTATAAGGTTGAGCGCAGTGTGAGACAGCGCTGAAACCGGTTTCAGAAGACACCAAAAGCCAATTCGCCGTCAACCCCCGTGTCATGGATTGTCGAACAATCACCGACGGGTGGCGCTCACACCAGCACGCTCAACCACGCCGAACCCAGCAACAGCAGGCCCATGCAGCGATTGAAACGTTGCATGGCCCGGGGTGAGCGCAACCAGCGACTTGATCCGGCTCCGAGCAGCGCCCAAACACCCAGGCAAGGCAAGGAAATCAGGAAAAACAGCAGCGAAAGACTAATCACATGGGCAAGCCGATCTTCACCCGCGCCGGCGAACACACTAATCACCGCCAGCGCCATCATCCAGGTTTTCGGATTGATCCATTGCAGGCTGGCGGCGCCCACCCAACCCAGTTGGCCCTCGGCTTTGCGGGCACTGATGGCTTCGGCCGGGGTGCGGAAAATCTGCCAGGCCAGGTAACTCAGCCACGCTACACCGAGCCATTGCATAACGGTTTGCATGGCGGGCCAGGTCGTCAGTGACGAACCCACGCCCGTACCCACCAGCATTACGAGCAACGCGGCACTGGCGCAGGCGCCGAAGATGATCGGCACGGCGGCGCCGAGGCCGTACCGGGCACTGTTGCTCAACACCAGAATGTTGGTCGGTCCGGGAGTGATCGAAGCCACGAAGGCAAAGAGCAGGAAGGGCAGTAACGTCGGAAAAGAGGACAACATCGCGGGCAGTCTCCGGTAAAGATCAGTGAACCTGATCTTCACAAGCCTCGACGTTATCTGTCTGGAAGGTTTGAGCAGCGCTTGCGGTAATGCGCTGGCGTCAGGCCATAGGCACGGACGAACCAGCGGCCCAAATGGCTCTGGTCGGCGAAACCGAGGGTCATGGCCACCGACGCCGGTTGCTCGCCACGGGCCAGCAACCGGCGCGCCGTGGCCAGCCGCAGTTGCACCAGATAAGCGTGGGGC
The Pseudomonas sp. MYb327 DNA segment above includes these coding regions:
- a CDS encoding glycerate kinase, yielding MKIVIAPDSFKDSLSAQGVADAIALGLAEVWPDAQLVKCPMADGGEGTVESVLAACNGELRRTEVRGPLGAPVNAAWGWLPDSHTAIIEMAEASGLQLVPLGQRDARICSTYGTGELIRAALDVGAQRVILAIGGSATNDAGAGAMQALGVQLLDAQGQTLAPGGVALAQLAQIDLSEIDSRLTSVRFDIAADVNNPLCGPHGASAIFGPQKGATPEQVQQLDQALGHFADHCAKVLEKDVRNEPGSGAAGGLGFGAKAFLGAQFMAGVEVVAELVGLADAVKNADLVITGEGRFDAQTLRGKTPFGVARIARQYGVPVIVIAGTLGEGYQALYAHGIDAAFALASGPMTLEQACAEAPRLLHERASDVARVWRMAARKG
- a CDS encoding aminotransferase class I/II-fold pyridoxal phosphate-dependent enzyme, translated to MRYSALTQRIAGDGAAAWQIHDRALQLRAQGVDVLLLSIGDPDFDTPQPVVQAAIASLLAGDTHYPQVRGSRGLRNSIARQHRKRSGQPVDVDHVIVMPGAQCAVYSVAQCLLDPGDEVIVAEPMYVTYEGVIGACGAKVVPVPVRPENGFRVDPLDVATCITPRTRAILLNSPNNPSGASLSRKIWQELASLCIRHDLWLISDEVYSDLLFDGEHISPASLPGMAERTATINSLSKSHAMSGWRVGWVIGPKTMADHLEHLSLCMLFGIPEFIQNAAQLALDEDLPEVAQMREEYRQRRDLVCTSLNQCPGIRAIRPDGGMFVMADVRQTGLTAQRFAERLLEGYGVSVLAGEAFGPSAAGHIRIGLVVDQVQLADACRRIALCATDLLEARRA
- a CDS encoding NAD(P)-dependent oxidoreductase, with amino-acid sequence MKKQVVLYKKLSPLLMARLHEKAEVTLIESLDAEGLAKLREALPRAQGLLGASLKLDAGLLDLAPDLEAIASVSVGVDNYDIDYLTERRILLSNTPDVLTETTADTGFALILATARRVVELANMIRQGQWTRNIGPAHFGSDVHGKTLGIIGMGRIGEALAQRGHFGFGMPVIYHSHSPKPAVEQRFNAQYRGLTELLQQADFICLTLPLTAETEGLIGTEEFAAMRPESIFINISRGKVVDEKALIEALRSGQIRAAGLDVFEREPLNQDSPLLQLNNVVATPHIGSATHETREAMARCAVDNLLSALAGERPANLVNPQVWKA
- a CDS encoding LysE family translocator translates to MLSSFPTLLPFLLFAFVASITPGPTNILVLSNSARYGLGAAVPIIFGACASAALLVMLVGTGVGSSLTTWPAMQTVMQWLGVAWLSYLAWQIFRTPAEAISARKAEGQLGWVGAASLQWINPKTWMMALAVISVFAGAGEDRLAHVISLSLLFFLISLPCLGVWALLGAGSSRWLRSPRAMQRFNRCMGLLLLGSAWLSVLV
- a CDS encoding MFS transporter; amino-acid sequence: MSQSAVASQAIADDKNAVYKRITLRLIPFIFICYLFNYLDRVNVGFAKLQMLDALKFSETVYGLGAGIFFIGYVLCGVPSNLALTKFGPRRWIALMMITWGTLSTCLLFVTTPTEFYTLRLFTGAAEAGFFPGVVLYLSQWFPTFRRGRIMALFMSAIPVSGLLGSPFSGWILNHFAAGQGGLAGWQWMFLLQGIPTVILGALAYFLLSDSYANAKWLTPFERSVLEADHAEDLANKPKTTTDSLLAVFKNPAIWAFGLIYFCIQSGVYAINFWLPSIIKNLGFSDNLVIGWLSAIPYLLAALFMLFVGRSADLRKERRWHLVVPMLMGALGLLIAVNFAANPAIAILGLTIATMGALTGLPMFWPVPTALLSAGAAAGGLALINSMGQMAGFLSPYLVGWVKDSTGSTDAALYLLAGVIVCGSLLALRMTRTLRA
- a CDS encoding sugar diacid recognition domain-containing protein produces the protein MFELDHDLAQDIVDRAMAILPYNVNVMDSQGLILGSGEPERVNTRHEGAQLVLANGRVVEIDAQTAIHLKGVQPGINLPLMLDQRLIGVLGITGEPEQLRTYAELVRMTAEMLVGQRNQQAEQQWRRQRCDDLLALLLSDAGGSPRLVDEAQQLGLKPQMTRVPYLFELGQEHGPGQTVEALSAWLTSRYPDSWCVSSAKTSLLWCRPANQNIENDRLLEKLDGLGWNILRIAVGGQADGLTGLRRCYRRVGDLLAYGRDVLPQSRLLTLTRYRLPVMLWRHRNDDALDELLNPLRKVIAKDNNGQLLATLRSWCEHDGQSQACADALGIHRNSLRYRMERIAELSGVDPLKLDGMLALYLGVQLLPQSDSGSL
- a CDS encoding sugar kinase; protein product: MSEIDILSFGETMAMFVAEQAGGLASVSAFHKRIAGADSNVAIGLSRLGFKVAWLSRVGADSLGRFVVDTLEKEGLDCRHVDIDTAHPTGFQLKSRTDDGSDPVVEYFRRGSAASHLSPHSIVPELLNARHLHATGIPPALSETARQMSFELMTRMREAGRSVSFDPNLRPSLWASEQQMITEINRLAALAHWVLPGLSEGRLLTGFEDPADIAAFYLDQGAEAVAIKLGPHGAYYRTHLDQGFVAGVPVATVVDTVGAGDGFAVGMISALLENQSFADAVQRANWIGSRAVQSRGDMEGLPTRSEMLIEFEAAIAGKPAPAVTASPVWERACPR
- a CDS encoding TIM barrel protein, whose product is MNRPAVSISLSSYGADLVRQRGQGSFIEILAAAGATRIEWREELLTCEVPAQLAGATQAEGLESVYSSPMELWLAGQSKPNPELITALQRAEMFGAKWLKVSLGYFTDNSDLRSLARMLSESAVQLLVENDQTLHGGRIEPFQRFFNEVEQHKLPIKMTFDIGNWHWQDQSAASAARLLGRHVGYVHCKAVTRRTDGKLVAIPPTASDLQEWEHLLRHMAQGVMRAAEYPLQGDDLVQLTREHVAALAHLGQSQLESAHV
- a CDS encoding LacI family DNA-binding transcriptional regulator, producing the protein MNDFSAAQRSRVTMLDVAEYAKVSKASVSRFIGDDRALLSDAIAQRIEQAIAELGYRPNQMARGLKRGRTRLIGMLVADIRNPYSIAVMHGVETACRQHGYSLVVCNTDRDDEQERQHLALLRSYNIEGLIVNTLGHHRDELHELHREMPLVLVDRKVAHLESDIVGLNNPEAIDMALNHLEQRGYRDVLLVTEPVDGTSSRVERLSSFKAQIEQRPALCGTHIETGSDLTAQLKTFLETPGPGPKALFCANGIAALASTHALRELNCKLFEDVGLIALDDLDWYPLVGSGITALAQPTTEIGASAFECLLKRLRGDDGPVRTLDFSARLIVRGSTQGIFQ
- a CDS encoding MFS transporter → MKTATLATRRWWYIMPIVFITYSLAYLDRANYGFAAASGMAADLMITPGLSSMLGALFFLGYFFFQVPGAIYAQKHSVKKLIFVSLILWGSLATLTGIVSNAYWLIVIRFMLGVVEAAVMPAMLIYLCHWFTRAERSRANTFLILGNPVTMLWMSVVSGYLVQHYSWRWMFIIEGLPAVLWAFIWWRLADDRPSQAKWLSDQEKQDLESALAAEQVGIKAVKNYAEAFRSPKVIILALQFFCWSIGVYGFVLWLPSILKAGAQMDMVEAGWLSALPYLAAVIGMLLVSWGSDKLQKRKRFVWPPLLIASIAFYGSYALGAEHFWWSYALLVLAGACMYAPYGPFFAIIPEILPANVAGGAMALINSMGALGSFGGSYLVGYLNSSTGSPGASYLLMSGALMFSVVLTIFLKPGASDRERPTVALKRTAAHS